From one Plantibacter flavus genomic stretch:
- a CDS encoding ABC1 kinase family protein — MLTDALTIVLAVVSALLLGFAARRVLDAPVGWPRSILVGLVVFVTGPPFVNWLLQQTGLVQPGEAGDARAAFAAIAVALLAIGWIFALGLGVLVAIEVIIPTRPLMNPIDVVRSAIRRRRRTRRYLQILAIASRHGAGWLVHGRSRVQLELTTSEQRANAIIATINDSGVTFVKLGQVLSTRRDLVPEPYLSALASLQSEATTLPWHEVQVVIETELGAPIDTVFASIDSEPLAAASVAQVHTAELLDGTPVVVKVQRPAARVQVEADADIVVRLAERAETHTKFGQDLRLASVARAFTSTLLEELDYRIEARNVEMIRSTLKRRDERDEGVRITVPRVYPAASGARLLTMDLVDGLPLSRARDRIATIPKEERETLATGLMEVVLEQILVHGVFHADLHPGNVILREDGSLGLIDFGAVGVIERSQRQRLTAVMLATVSEDDIAATDALLLIVDLPEDADLDALRHDVGIVITTERHRPGGDGSIFSRLLDVIRQHHIALPGDLAAAFRSFATLEGCLKALDPDFDMFEQALPMVPRLLRRSQSIRQTAVTLQAQAAVTAALARNLPRRLDSLLSGLEDGTVGVTLKGFADEPAKGLVEGVTAEIVGTLISIAALVIAVVLVVTGAGPVLPGGLRVFDLIAAFIGFLGFLGLLRVLRQTVVRRGR; from the coding sequence ATGCTGACTGACGCACTCACCATCGTGCTGGCGGTCGTGTCGGCGCTGCTCCTCGGGTTCGCCGCCCGACGCGTGCTCGATGCCCCGGTGGGTTGGCCACGCAGCATCCTGGTCGGGCTCGTCGTGTTCGTCACCGGCCCACCGTTCGTGAACTGGCTACTGCAACAGACCGGCCTGGTCCAGCCCGGTGAGGCCGGGGACGCTCGAGCGGCCTTCGCGGCGATCGCCGTCGCCCTCCTCGCGATCGGCTGGATCTTCGCCCTCGGGCTCGGTGTCCTCGTCGCCATCGAGGTCATCATCCCGACTCGGCCGCTGATGAACCCGATCGACGTCGTCCGCTCCGCGATCAGACGACGGCGACGGACGAGGCGATACCTGCAGATCCTCGCCATCGCATCACGACACGGCGCGGGCTGGCTCGTGCACGGCCGATCCCGCGTCCAGCTCGAACTCACCACGAGCGAGCAGCGTGCCAACGCGATCATCGCCACGATCAACGACTCCGGCGTCACCTTCGTGAAGCTCGGACAGGTGCTCTCGACGAGACGCGACCTCGTGCCCGAGCCGTACCTCAGCGCCCTCGCGTCCCTGCAGTCCGAAGCGACCACGCTGCCCTGGCACGAGGTCCAGGTCGTCATCGAGACCGAGCTCGGCGCACCGATCGACACCGTGTTCGCGTCGATCGACTCCGAACCGCTCGCGGCTGCGTCCGTCGCCCAGGTGCACACCGCCGAGCTGCTCGACGGCACCCCCGTGGTCGTGAAGGTCCAGCGACCGGCGGCCCGCGTGCAGGTCGAGGCAGACGCCGACATCGTCGTCCGCCTCGCCGAGCGCGCCGAGACGCACACCAAGTTCGGGCAGGACCTCCGCCTCGCCTCCGTTGCGCGGGCCTTCACCTCGACGCTGCTCGAAGAACTCGACTACCGGATCGAAGCCCGCAACGTGGAGATGATCCGCAGCACCTTGAAGCGTCGCGATGAGCGCGACGAAGGCGTCCGGATCACGGTCCCACGCGTCTATCCGGCGGCCTCCGGCGCCCGCCTGCTCACCATGGACCTCGTCGACGGGCTACCGCTCAGTCGAGCGCGGGACCGCATCGCGACCATCCCCAAAGAGGAACGCGAGACCCTCGCGACCGGCCTCATGGAGGTCGTGCTCGAACAGATCCTCGTGCACGGGGTCTTCCACGCCGACCTCCACCCGGGCAACGTCATCCTCCGCGAGGACGGATCCCTCGGGCTGATCGACTTCGGGGCCGTCGGCGTCATCGAGCGCAGCCAGCGGCAGCGACTCACCGCGGTGATGCTCGCGACCGTCAGCGAGGACGACATCGCGGCGACCGACGCCCTCCTCCTCATCGTCGACCTGCCCGAGGACGCCGACCTCGACGCCCTGCGCCACGACGTGGGCATCGTGATCACGACGGAACGTCACCGCCCGGGTGGCGACGGCTCGATCTTCAGCCGACTCCTCGACGTCATCCGGCAGCACCACATCGCGCTCCCCGGCGACCTCGCCGCCGCGTTCCGCAGCTTCGCGACCCTCGAAGGGTGCCTCAAAGCGCTCGACCCCGACTTCGACATGTTCGAACAGGCCCTCCCGATGGTCCCGCGCCTGCTCCGCCGCTCGCAGTCCATTCGGCAGACGGCGGTCACCCTGCAGGCGCAGGCCGCCGTCACCGCCGCCTTGGCCCGCAACCTCCCGCGCCGACTCGATTCGCTGCTGTCCGGCCTCGAAGACGGGACGGTCGGCGTGACGCTGAAGGGCTTCGCCGATGAACCGGCGAAGGGGCTCGTGGAGGGTGTGACCGCGGAGATCGTGGGAACCCTGATCTCGATCGCCGCCCTCGTGATCGCCGTGGTCCTCGTCGTCACCGGTGCCGGCCCGGTCCTCCCCGGCGGCCTCCGGGTGTTCGACCTGATCGCGGCGTTCATCGGGTTCCTCGGCTTCCTGGGGCTGTTGCGCGTGCTGCGGCAGACCGTCGTCCGCCGAGGTCGGTGA
- a CDS encoding APC family permease, translating into MSDPRLQRRLGTSAAVFIGLGSMMGAGVFAVFQPAAEVAGAGLLIGLVIAAVVACCNAMSSAQLAAQLPSAGGTYLYGRELIGPWWGFAAGWSFVVGKTASAAAMAVAFAAYAAPAEWSRPVAAFAVALVVVTNCLGVTRTATATRVIVVAVLLVLAVVVGSGLVGPDAGSTGLASLGFDAGPLAVLQSAGLLFFAFAGYARIATLGEEVRDPANTIPRAIGIAFAVAVIVYAAVAVVSLLTLGADGLASSARPLAAVVETNGWPWAATLVRLGAAAACLGALLAVFAGIGRTAFAMARTGDLPRVLDAVHPRFATPYRAELLVGAVVVVLVLLIDLRSAIGFSSFGVLLYYVVANVAAFRQTREHRRYPRAVSVFGAVGCVVLMFTLPPTSVLVGGGVVLVGFAGRAVALRQAQ; encoded by the coding sequence GTGAGCGATCCCCGACTGCAGCGACGCCTGGGCACGAGCGCCGCGGTGTTCATCGGCCTGGGGTCGATGATGGGCGCCGGCGTCTTCGCGGTGTTCCAACCGGCGGCGGAGGTCGCCGGCGCCGGACTCCTCATCGGGCTCGTGATCGCCGCGGTCGTCGCCTGCTGCAACGCGATGTCCTCCGCGCAACTCGCCGCACAACTCCCCTCGGCCGGCGGCACCTACCTGTACGGCCGCGAACTCATCGGGCCGTGGTGGGGCTTCGCCGCCGGATGGAGCTTCGTGGTGGGCAAGACGGCGAGCGCCGCAGCCATGGCGGTCGCCTTCGCCGCGTACGCTGCACCGGCCGAGTGGAGTCGTCCGGTCGCCGCGTTCGCGGTCGCCCTCGTGGTCGTGACCAACTGCCTCGGGGTCACCCGCACCGCGACCGCGACCCGGGTGATCGTGGTGGCCGTCCTCCTGGTCCTCGCCGTGGTCGTCGGCTCAGGCCTCGTCGGACCGGACGCCGGTTCGACGGGGCTCGCGTCGCTCGGGTTCGACGCCGGCCCGCTCGCCGTGCTGCAGTCCGCCGGGTTGCTGTTCTTCGCTTTCGCCGGGTACGCGCGGATCGCGACCCTCGGCGAGGAGGTCCGCGACCCGGCCAATACGATCCCGCGCGCCATCGGGATCGCGTTCGCCGTCGCGGTGATCGTCTACGCGGCCGTCGCGGTCGTGTCGCTGCTCACGCTCGGCGCAGACGGTCTCGCGTCCAGTGCGCGCCCCTTGGCCGCGGTGGTGGAGACGAACGGGTGGCCGTGGGCTGCGACGCTGGTGCGACTCGGTGCGGCGGCGGCCTGTCTGGGGGCGCTCCTCGCCGTGTTCGCAGGCATCGGACGGACCGCCTTCGCGATGGCGAGGACCGGCGACCTGCCCCGGGTGCTCGACGCGGTGCACCCGCGCTTCGCGACCCCCTACCGGGCGGAGCTCCTCGTCGGCGCGGTCGTCGTCGTCCTCGTCCTGCTCATCGACCTCCGGAGCGCGATCGGGTTCTCCTCGTTCGGCGTGCTGCTCTACTACGTGGTCGCCAACGTCGCCGCGTTCCGCCAGACGCGCGAGCACCGACGGTACCCTCGCGCGGTCAGTGTGTTCGGCGCCGTCGGTTGCGTCGTCCTCATGTTCACACTGCCGCCGACGTCGGTGCTCGTGGGCGGCGGCGTCGTCCTCGTCGGGTTCGCCGGGCGGGCGGTGGCACTTCGGCAGGCTCAGTGA
- a CDS encoding GntR family transcriptional regulator, translating into MPVPSANPPVERRSLREVAVERIRTAIFDGTLEPGEHLNDGELQSWLGISRTPIREALNDLARVGLIEMAAQRYTRVALPDPAQRTEVMQTLGAMLGGVVRVTVPGLGATQKKALVRAINQVIVVVEQRDMAEHGRLSWELFDAFIAACPNATLVAATKDIIDGLTYRSSATRTEENTDWAAKEQGYPELREAVEAGDAIAAELAVENIFRLSTQL; encoded by the coding sequence ATGCCCGTGCCCTCAGCCAACCCGCCCGTCGAGCGTCGGTCACTCCGCGAGGTCGCGGTCGAACGCATCCGCACGGCCATCTTCGACGGCACCCTCGAGCCCGGTGAGCACCTCAACGACGGCGAACTCCAGTCCTGGCTCGGGATCTCCCGCACGCCGATCCGCGAGGCCCTCAACGACCTCGCCCGCGTCGGCCTCATCGAGATGGCCGCACAGCGGTACACCCGCGTCGCCCTGCCCGACCCGGCACAGCGCACCGAGGTCATGCAGACGCTGGGCGCGATGCTCGGCGGTGTCGTCCGCGTCACCGTGCCCGGTCTCGGCGCGACGCAGAAGAAGGCGCTCGTCCGCGCGATCAACCAGGTGATCGTGGTCGTCGAGCAGCGAGACATGGCCGAGCACGGGCGACTCAGCTGGGAGCTCTTCGACGCGTTCATCGCCGCGTGCCCGAACGCCACGCTCGTCGCGGCGACGAAGGACATCATCGACGGCCTCACCTACCGGTCCTCCGCGACCCGCACCGAGGAGAACACGGACTGGGCGGCCAAGGAGCAGGGCTATCCGGAGCTCCGTGAGGCGGTCGAGGCCGGTGACGCGATCGCCGCCGAACTGGCGGTCGAGAACATCTTCCGCCTCTCCACGCAGCTGTAG
- a CDS encoding immunoglobulin-like domain-containing protein, whose amino-acid sequence MNDITGATDTRHRSRHRATRLAGGTLGALVLLVGVGTTAAAPAQAASYPDTFLDTASTVWSYSDDASDPAAGSADRLVWTQGGFDDSAWKTANGSFGAKNGRATGIGPYTAKTLLNQYIDGSAAPDVPTYHFRSDFELTGEQLDGLDSLQGSIVYDDAVQVFVNGTKVAGFVDEQVEAAPEASRNQMYAGASNGDPLTSTFTVPASALVAGENTVAVALHQDRATSSDIYFDLTSLAPVAADEPVSISDVVLTIGADESERGITWYSDRDVAQVAQVAPASAMTGDAFPEASAVNVPGVGGVTTSGEFNHFATITGLAESTGYVYRVGSDDNGWSEVSAFTTKSFSGDYDFLFVGDPQIGASGNVADDQAGWADTLDVAQAAYPDAELLFSAGDQVERAGNEDHYNAFLAPEQLRTMPLVPVNGNHDVGSKAYEQHYNVPNLDPTAGAATSGTSSGGDYWFSYKDVLFMVINSNSSDYDSHAAFLEQVVAEQGASAKWKVLAFHHSIYSVAAHTNDTQIVDMRAKLPSIISDLGVDLVLQGHDHSYTRSYLIKDGELANPDETAAQGTVTAGPGEVLYVTANSASGSKYYDVKAPDAWFASVINQEYTRNYSNIRVTDDSITITTLRSEANSAARAAVNSVVDEVTLQREDTVAPQLVLPETETTVEQGAAFDALAGVTATDTRDGDLTAAITVSGSVDTMTPGTYALSYAVSDAASNTATASRSVTVTAAPAVPGTPGAGSGTGPGSPTPVASGSDPLANTGAEIGGIVAIAFMLLLGGALTLLQRRARARREG is encoded by the coding sequence GTGAACGACATCACCGGCGCGACTGACACGCGCCACCGCTCGCGACACCGCGCGACGCGACTCGCCGGCGGCACCCTCGGAGCGCTCGTGCTCCTCGTGGGCGTCGGCACCACCGCCGCCGCACCGGCGCAGGCGGCCTCGTACCCCGACACCTTCCTCGACACCGCGTCGACCGTCTGGAGCTACTCCGACGACGCGAGCGACCCGGCCGCCGGTTCCGCCGATCGCCTGGTCTGGACGCAGGGCGGCTTCGACGACAGCGCATGGAAGACCGCGAACGGCAGCTTCGGCGCGAAGAACGGTCGCGCGACCGGCATCGGCCCGTACACCGCGAAGACCCTGCTCAACCAGTACATCGACGGCAGCGCGGCACCCGATGTGCCGACGTATCACTTCCGTTCGGACTTCGAGTTGACCGGTGAGCAGCTCGACGGACTCGACAGCCTCCAGGGCAGCATCGTGTACGACGACGCCGTGCAGGTCTTCGTGAACGGCACCAAGGTCGCCGGCTTCGTCGACGAGCAGGTCGAGGCGGCGCCGGAGGCGTCACGCAACCAGATGTACGCCGGCGCCAGCAACGGCGATCCGCTCACCTCCACGTTCACCGTCCCGGCGAGCGCACTCGTCGCCGGCGAGAACACCGTCGCGGTCGCGCTCCACCAGGATCGGGCCACGAGCTCGGACATCTACTTCGACCTGACCTCGCTCGCCCCGGTCGCAGCCGACGAACCCGTGTCGATCTCCGACGTCGTCCTCACGATCGGCGCCGATGAGAGCGAACGCGGCATCACCTGGTACAGCGACCGCGATGTCGCCCAGGTCGCTCAGGTCGCACCGGCGTCCGCGATGACCGGTGACGCCTTCCCCGAGGCGTCGGCGGTGAACGTGCCGGGTGTCGGCGGCGTCACGACGAGTGGTGAGTTCAACCACTTCGCGACGATCACGGGACTCGCCGAGAGCACCGGTTACGTCTACCGGGTCGGCAGTGACGACAACGGCTGGTCGGAGGTCTCGGCGTTCACGACCAAGTCCTTCTCCGGCGACTACGACTTCCTCTTCGTCGGGGACCCGCAGATCGGAGCCTCCGGGAACGTGGCGGACGACCAGGCCGGCTGGGCCGACACCCTGGACGTCGCACAGGCCGCCTACCCCGATGCGGAACTGCTGTTCTCAGCGGGTGACCAGGTCGAGCGCGCCGGCAACGAGGACCACTACAACGCCTTCCTCGCCCCCGAGCAGCTCCGCACCATGCCGCTCGTGCCCGTCAACGGCAACCACGACGTCGGCTCGAAGGCCTACGAGCAGCACTACAACGTGCCGAACCTGGACCCCACCGCCGGCGCGGCGACCTCCGGTACCTCCTCGGGCGGCGACTACTGGTTCTCCTACAAGGACGTCCTGTTCATGGTGATCAATTCGAACAGCAGCGACTACGACTCGCACGCCGCGTTCCTCGAGCAGGTCGTCGCCGAGCAGGGTGCGTCCGCGAAGTGGAAGGTGCTCGCGTTCCACCACTCGATCTACTCGGTGGCGGCGCACACGAACGACACGCAGATCGTGGACATGCGGGCGAAGCTGCCGTCGATCATCTCCGACCTCGGCGTCGACCTCGTCCTCCAGGGACACGACCACAGCTACACGCGCAGCTACCTCATCAAGGACGGCGAGCTCGCGAACCCGGACGAGACCGCCGCACAGGGCACCGTCACCGCGGGCCCAGGCGAGGTCCTCTACGTCACCGCAAACTCCGCGAGCGGGTCGAAGTACTACGACGTCAAGGCGCCCGACGCCTGGTTCGCCTCGGTCATCAACCAGGAGTACACGCGCAACTACTCGAACATCCGGGTGACCGACGACTCCATCACGATCACGACGCTCCGGAGCGAGGCCAACAGTGCGGCCCGGGCGGCGGTGAACAGCGTCGTGGACGAGGTGACCCTGCAGCGCGAGGACACCGTCGCGCCGCAGCTCGTGCTGCCTGAGACCGAGACCACGGTGGAGCAGGGCGCTGCGTTCGACGCGCTCGCCGGCGTCACGGCGACGGATACGCGCGACGGCGACCTGACCGCGGCGATCACCGTCTCAGGATCGGTCGACACGATGACGCCGGGCACCTACGCCCTGAGCTACGCGGTGTCCGACGCCGCCAGCAACACGGCGACGGCGAGCCGCTCGGTCACGGTCACCGCTGCCCCCGCCGTTCCCGGCACACCGGGCGCCGGCAGCGGGACGGGTCCAGGATCCCCGACGCCGGTCGCGTCCGGCTCCGACCCGCTCGCGAACACGGGCGCGGAGATCGGCGGGATCGTCGCGATCGCGTTCATGCTCCTGTTGGGCGGCGCGCTGACGCTGCTGCAGCGTCGGGCCCGCGCGCGTCGCGAGGGCTGA